The stretch of DNA CTTCCGTGTGCGTCCGTCAGGAACACGGACACGGCCGACGGCGGAAACACGGCCGCGCCCGGCAGCCCGGCGGCGCCTGCCTGGCCCGCTTCGCCCGGTTCTTCCAGGTGCCCGGCGATCTCCAGGTCCGGGGCAACGCCTTGCCCGCCGGACGTCCGGATCCCGGATGCCGTCAGCGTTCCGGTGACGAAGTTGAGCCCGGCCAGGCCGGCAGCGAACGGGCTGCGGGGCCGCTCCAGCACCTCACGTGTTGGCCCGTCCTCCACGATGCGCCCGTTCTCGAGGACCACCACGCGGTCCGCCAGCATCAGCGCATCCAGCACGTCGTGGGTGACGATGATGGCCTGCCGGTCCGCGAGGACCCGTTTCAGCAGCCGCCGCAGCAGCGGGGCGGAATGGATGTCCAGGGCCGCCATGGGCTCGTCCAGCAGGAGGAGGCCCGGATCGGCAGCGAGGGCACGGGCGACGGCGACGCGCTGCGCCTGGCCGCCGGATAGCCCGGCGGGGCGGCGGCCGGCCAGGTCCGCAGCCTCCACCTCGGCCAGCCACTGCAGCGCGAGTTCCCTTGCCTTGCGTGGCGGGATGCCGGCGCTGCGTGGTCCGAAAGCCACATTGTCAGCCGCCGTGAGGTGCGGAAACAGCAGGGGTTCCTGGGCAAGGAGCGCGGTTCCCCGGCGGTGCGGCGGCGTCCACTGGTGGGTCCCGGACCCCAGGTGGAACAGCGTCCGGCCGTTCAGCCCGGCCTGCCCGGTGTCCGGCCGTATCAGGCCCGCGATGGTGGACAACAGGGTGGATTTGCCCGCACCGTTGGGACCCATCACCGCCACGGTTTCGGTGGGCCCCAGCGCGAGGGACACGTCAAAATCCCGCTGGGCCACGGCAGCGTGGAACGAGAAGCTCACCGGATGCTCCCGCCCGCGGTGCCCGCCGTCGTCGGGCGCTCCCCGGAACGGCCCCACAGAGCCTGGCCTTGGCGATGCAGTCCGCCGGGGCGGCCATAGGCCAGCGCCACCACCGCCACCGCGACGGCCACCAGGACGAGTGACAGGGCGACGGCGGCATCGGGATCAGTCTCGCGCTGGAGGTAGATCTCCAGCGGCAGGGTGCGGGTAACGCCCTGCAGGCTGCCCGCGAAAGTGAGGGTGGCGCCGAACTCCCCCAGGCTGCGGGCAAACGAAAGCACGGCTCCGGAGACCAGCCCCGGGAGGATCAGCGGAAGGGTGACGCGGCGGAACACGACGCCCGGCGGCGCGCCGAGGGTGGCGGCCACGGCCTCGTACTTCTGCCCGCCGATCCTCAGCGCCCCCTCAAGACTGACCACCAGGAACGGCAGGGCCACGAAGGTCTGCGCAAGGACCACGGCGGTGGTGGAGAAGGCGATCTGGATGCCGAGGACCTGCAGTGCGCCGCCGAGGAGTCCCTGCCGGCCGAAGGTGTAGAGCAGCGCAATGCCGCCCACCACAGGCGGCAGCACCAGCGGCAGCAGGACCAGGGAGCGGAGCAGCCGCTGGAAGGGGAAGCTGCCGCGGGCCAGGACAAGGGTCAGCGGAACGCCGAGGACGATGCACAGGAGCGTGCTCGCGGCCGATGTGCGCAGGCTCAGTCCAAGTGCGTCCAGTGCAGACTCTGAGGTGACCAGCGGAATGAAGTTTGCCCAGTTGACCCGGGCCACGATGGCTACCAGGGGCAGGACCACCACCAGGGCGGCCAGGACAGCCAGTCCGGAAACCCACCGCGGGATGCCGGTATACGGCTGCCGCGCCCGAAGATTCATTGTCCGCCTGGGCCGAACCCGGCCTGGGCGAGAACCCGCTGGCCGTCGGATCCCAGCACGAGGTCGACGAAGGCCCTGGCCGCTTCCTTGTCCTTTGCCCCGGCCAGGGCCGTGATGGGGTACCTGTTGACGGCGGCACCGGCCTCCGGGAACGGGATGCTGTCCACCTTGGTCCCGGCTGATTTGACATCCGTGACATACACCAGGCCGGCGTCGGCTTCACCGGAGGTGACCTTGCCCAGGACGTCGGTCACCGCGTTTTCCTCGCTGACCGGGCGGAGGGTGACCCCCGCCTTGTCCGCCACCGTGGCGGCGGCCGCTCCGCAGGGCACCTGCTTGGCGCAGGTCACCAGCCGGAGGCCGTCCCTGGCGAGGTCCTGGAACCCGGTGACCCTGGCGGGATTTCCGGCGGGGACCGCAATGGCCAGGGTGTTGGTGGCGAAAACCCGGGGCTCGCCCTCGGCCAGTCCCGCCCCGGTGACCTTGTCCATGTTCTTGGTGTCCGCGGACGCAAAAACGTCCGCCGGAGCGCCCTGGTTGATCTGCGTGGCGAGGTCGGAGGAGCCGGCGAAGCTCAGGCTGACGCGGGTGCCGGGGTGCTGTGCCTCGAACGTTTCGACCAACCCGGTGAAGCTGGACTTGAGCGACGCCGCGGCGAAGACGGTCAGGGTTGTGGCAGCGGGTTCGGATGAGGTGCCTGTGCTGCCCGCCGGTGCGCTGCTGCCGGCACATCCGGCCAGCCCGGCCGCCAGCGCCATGGCCGCGAACGCCGTGGTGAGGCTTCGTTTCATATTGTTCCCTTCCCCTGCGGGGTTTCAATGATGACGGTGGTCGCCTTGACCACAGCCGTAGCTACGGACCCCAGCTCGAGGCCCAGGTCCCGGACGGCTTCACTGCTCATCAGGGACACCACCCGGAAGGGTCCGCACTGGAGTTCCACCTGCGCCATGACCTTGTCCGCCGTTATCCCGGTCACCAGCCCCACGAACCTGTTGCGGGCCGAACTTCCGGTCCGGTGCGGGTCGTCGGGAAGCTGGGCGAGTTTCTGGGCGTGCCGGGCGAGCTCCAGCCCGTCCACGGCGAGCCGGCCGGACTCGTCCCTGAGGGCAGTGAGGGAGCCGTTGTCCGTCCAGCGGCGTACCGTGTCGTCACTGACACCGAGGAAGCGGGCAGCCTCTGAAACGCGAATGAGGGTCATTCGCTCATAGTAGTTCGTATCTGCGGACAGGATTGCCAATTTAACCCGCAGATCGGATTGTGACTGCGGCGCCGCTTTTGGCGGGTTTCGCCCTGCCGGGCGGCAGCGGGGCGGCGGCACTACACTTCCTGCATGGCCATTTACCTTGACCCGCCATTGTGGCCTGCGCACGGAACGCACTTCTCACATCTGGTTTCGGACAGTTCGCTGGAGGAGCTGCATGCTTTCGCCGGCGCCGCGGGCATCCCGGAGCGGGCGTTCGACGGCGACCATTACGATGTGCCGGAGCGGCGCTTTGATGACCTGGTGACTGCCGGCGCCGTACCCGTGGAGGCGCGGGTCCTGGTGCGGAAACTGATCGCCAGCGGACTGCGGATCCCCGCGCGGCAGCGGAACAAATCCCTCAAGGTGCCGCTGCTGAACAGGTGGAACACCATCATGGACGGCCATGATGCCCTGTTCCTGGACCTGCTGGACCGCTGGAGCGAACCGTACCGGCACTATCACGGCTGCACCCACCTGCTCTCGGTCCTCGAGGCGTTGGACCTGCTCACCGAGCCCGCCGAACCTCCCCGCACGGTGCTGCTGGCAGCCTGGTTCCATGACGCCGTCTACCGGGGAATCGCGGAGCAGGACGAGGAGGAGTCCGCACGCCTGGCGGAGGACCGGCTGGCCGACGCCGGGCTCCCCGACGCGGAGGTGGACGAGGTTGCCCGGCTGGTGCGCCTGACCTCGGACCACCGGCCGGAACCGGGGGACGACGGCGGCGCCCTCCTCTGTGACGCGGACCTTTCCGTCCTCGGCGGGGAACCGGACCAGTACGCCCGCTACGTGGCCGCCGTGCGCAAAGACTATGCGCACATTGGCGACGAAGACTTCGCCGCCGGCCGGGCCGCCGTCGTACGCCATCTGCTCGAACTGGACCCGTTGTTCCACAGCCCCCGCGCAAAGGCGCTGTGGGAGGACTCCGCGCACCGCAACCTGAAGGGCGAACTGGCATGAACGCACCGGGCTCGAACCCGCGGCACACCAGGACGGCGAATGCCGCGCACTGGCAGCTCCCCTATACAGTCCGCTTCGAGTGGGGACCGGACGCGGCCGCCATCACCTCCGGCGCCGACCTTGCCGTGGTGGTGGACGTCCTGTCCTTCACCACCTGTGTGAGCGTGGCGCTGGACCGTGGCGCGGAGGTGTTCCCTTACGCGTGGAAGGACACCAGCGCCGAGGACTTCGCCGCCCACCACGGCGCACAGCTTGCCGGACCGCGCGACGGCGGCGGGCTCAGCCTGTCCCCCGCCAGCCTGCGCGCCGCGGACTCCCTGGACCGGGTGGTGCTCCCCTCCCCCAACGGCTCAGCACTCTGCCATGAACTGGCCGGCCACGTTCCGCTGGTAGCCGCGGTGTCCCTCCGCAACGCGGCGGCAACAGCCGACTGGGTGGCCGCGAACCTGCCGGAGGACGCTGTGATTGCCGTGATCGCCGCCGGTGAGCGCTGGCACGACGGAACCCTCCGGCCCGCCGTGGAGGACCAGATCGGTGCCGGCGCCTTCATCGCAGGCCTGGCAGCTACGGGCAGGGGCGGCTACGACGCGGATGAAGGCAGGGACGGCCGGCACGGCTACTCACCCGAAGCCGTGGCGGCAATGGCCGTCTACGAAGCAGCCGAGCCGCGGCTGCGGGAGATGCTGCACGGCTGCGCCAGCGGCCGCGAACTGACGGGCGCCGGCTACGCTGAGGACGTGGACATCGCCGCGGAACTGGACGACAGCGATACCGTGGCCATCCTGGCGGACGGCGTATTCCGGCGCAGGTGAGGAATGTTCCTGCGAAGGGCCGGCTACTGCGTGAGCTGCTGGACCGAACCCGGGATGAAGCCCAAAGTCCTGATCAACGCCATAGTGGCAATGCCGTAGCCAATAGCCAGGGCAGCGATTGCCAGCAGCTTCCCGCGTTGCGAGTCTAGCTCTGACCGGGATCCCGCAAAAATGGCCAGAGCGCGGGACTAGCGGTAGGTGCTCACGAACGGGGTGCTGGTGGGCACGATCTGCTTGCCCAGCGGCATCAGGGACACCGGGATGAGCTTCAGGTTGGCGATGGCCAAGGGAATGCCGATGATGGTGATGGCCATCGCGATCGCGGTGGCGACATGGCCGATAGCGATCCAGATGCCGGCCACCAGCAGCCAGATCACGTTGCCCAGCAGGGCGAACGGCCCGTTGCCGCCCGGCTTGTCCACCACCATCTGCCCGAAAGGCCACAGCGCATAGGCCGCGATCCGGAACGAGGCGATGCCCCACGGAATGGTCACGATCAGCAGGCAGCAGATTACCCCTGCCGCGAAGTACCCCAGCGCCAGCCAGAAGCCGCCGAATACCAGCCAGATGATGTTGAGCAGTGTCTTCATGCATCCATTGTCCACCGCGACTGCGAACCCGAACGTGGGGGATCCCCCTGAGCGGACCCTGAATGGCCTGACTGACAACGCCCGAACACAGGGTTTACGGGGGCAGTCCTAGACTTTCGCGCCGGCCTTTGCGGCACCCACGAAGGCCCGGATCTTTGCCAGGTCCTTGACCCCGCGGGATGCCTCCACGC from Pseudarthrobacter chlorophenolicus A6 encodes:
- the modA gene encoding molybdate ABC transporter substrate-binding protein, producing the protein MKRSLTTAFAAMALAAGLAGCAGSSAPAGSTGTSSEPAATTLTVFAAASLKSSFTGLVETFEAQHPGTRVSLSFAGSSDLATQINQGAPADVFASADTKNMDKVTGAGLAEGEPRVFATNTLAIAVPAGNPARVTGFQDLARDGLRLVTCAKQVPCGAAAATVADKAGVTLRPVSEENAVTDVLGKVTSGEADAGLVYVTDVKSAGTKVDSIPFPEAGAAVNRYPITALAGAKDKEAARAFVDLVLGSDGQRVLAQAGFGPGGQ
- a CDS encoding ABC transporter permease — encoded protein: MNLRARQPYTGIPRWVSGLAVLAALVVVLPLVAIVARVNWANFIPLVTSESALDALGLSLRTSAASTLLCIVLGVPLTLVLARGSFPFQRLLRSLVLLPLVLPPVVGGIALLYTFGRQGLLGGALQVLGIQIAFSTTAVVLAQTFVALPFLVVSLEGALRIGGQKYEAVAATLGAPPGVVFRRVTLPLILPGLVSGAVLSFARSLGEFGATLTFAGSLQGVTRTLPLEIYLQRETDPDAAVALSLVLVAVAVAVVALAYGRPGGLHRQGQALWGRSGERPTTAGTAGGSIR
- a CDS encoding 2-phosphosulfolactate phosphatase, which gives rise to MNAPGSNPRHTRTANAAHWQLPYTVRFEWGPDAAAITSGADLAVVVDVLSFTTCVSVALDRGAEVFPYAWKDTSAEDFAAHHGAQLAGPRDGGGLSLSPASLRAADSLDRVVLPSPNGSALCHELAGHVPLVAAVSLRNAAATADWVAANLPEDAVIAVIAAGERWHDGTLRPAVEDQIGAGAFIAGLAATGRGGYDADEGRDGRHGYSPEAVAAMAVYEAAEPRLREMLHGCASGRELTGAGYAEDVDIAAELDDSDTVAILADGVFRRR
- a CDS encoding DUF4031 domain-containing protein, with the protein product MAIYLDPPLWPAHGTHFSHLVSDSSLEELHAFAGAAGIPERAFDGDHYDVPERRFDDLVTAGAVPVEARVLVRKLIASGLRIPARQRNKSLKVPLLNRWNTIMDGHDALFLDLLDRWSEPYRHYHGCTHLLSVLEALDLLTEPAEPPRTVLLAAWFHDAVYRGIAEQDEEESARLAEDRLADAGLPDAEVDEVARLVRLTSDHRPEPGDDGGALLCDADLSVLGGEPDQYARYVAAVRKDYAHIGDEDFAAGRAAVVRHLLELDPLFHSPRAKALWEDSAHRNLKGELA
- a CDS encoding TOBE domain-containing protein, coding for MTLIRVSEAARFLGVSDDTVRRWTDNGSLTALRDESGRLAVDGLELARHAQKLAQLPDDPHRTGSSARNRFVGLVTGITADKVMAQVELQCGPFRVVSLMSSEAVRDLGLELGSVATAVVKATTVIIETPQGKGTI
- a CDS encoding YccF domain-containing protein, yielding MKTLLNIIWLVFGGFWLALGYFAAGVICCLLIVTIPWGIASFRIAAYALWPFGQMVVDKPGGNGPFALLGNVIWLLVAGIWIAIGHVATAIAMAITIIGIPLAIANLKLIPVSLMPLGKQIVPTSTPFVSTYR
- a CDS encoding sulfate/molybdate ABC transporter ATP-binding protein; amino-acid sequence: MSFSFHAAVAQRDFDVSLALGPTETVAVMGPNGAGKSTLLSTIAGLIRPDTGQAGLNGRTLFHLGSGTHQWTPPHRRGTALLAQEPLLFPHLTAADNVAFGPRSAGIPPRKARELALQWLAEVEAADLAGRRPAGLSGGQAQRVAVARALAADPGLLLLDEPMAALDIHSAPLLRRLLKRVLADRQAIIVTHDVLDALMLADRVVVLENGRIVEDGPTREVLERPRSPFAAGLAGLNFVTGTLTASGIRTSGGQGVAPDLEIAGHLEEPGEAGQAGAAGLPGAAVFPPSAVSVFLTDAHGSPRNSFPVEVTDLEPHGDQIRVRGGGLAADITPAASAELGLAPGMTAHFVVKSAAVSIYAT